One part of the Eucalyptus grandis isolate ANBG69807.140 chromosome 10, ASM1654582v1, whole genome shotgun sequence genome encodes these proteins:
- the LOC104422562 gene encoding HIPL1 protein isoform X1, which produces MRGSLVMKIFVIHSLLLLLLLRYSASYPLCTDLKAPFDANNASLPFCRYNGSVCCNSARDLQLQKQFKAMNISDRGCASLLKSILCARCDPFSAQLYRVEQAPRVVPVLCNSSISVNSTRSQLYTLDFCSNLWDKCHNTSILNSPFAFESRAKTTPSSGSKISDSWSSAVEFCNEFGGASDDTSVCFSGGPVKLGSAENSSTPTGVCLEKLGNGSYLNMVAHPDGSNRVFLSNQPGKIWLNTIPEQGSGEIIGIDESSPFFDLTDEVHFQSELGMMGLAFHPNYQNNGRFFVSFNCDKTKWPYCSGRCSCNSDVGCDPSKIGPDNGANPCRYHSVISEFTANQSSPGGKVNPNEVRRIFTMGLPFTTHHGGQILFGPKDGYLYFMMGDGGSIGDPYNFSQNKKSLLGKIMRLDVDNLPDSTTISESELWGNYSIPKDNPFSVDKELEPEIWALGFRNPWRCSFDLERPSYFLCGDVGQDVYEEVDIVTKGGNYGWRVYEGPFLYHPPQSPGGNTSASSIKPIFPVMGYNHSQPQNPQGSASITGGYFYRSMADPCLYGRYLYADLYGSGGIWVGTENPENSGNFTSAQVPYTCAKDTPIQCDAEIESSPALGAVFSFGQDNSKDTFTLTSSGLYRIVSPSRCNYACSKETVTSSHSPPASAPPPSPSTSAGMPRRHWGPEFLLLSLILSYMLLFGFCCDL; this is translated from the exons ATGAGAGGTTCTCTGGTGATGAAGATCTTCGTCATTCACAGCCTCCTGCTCTTGCTGCTGCTCCGCTATTCCGCTTCATATCCATTGTGCACTGATTTGA AAGCACCCTTTGATGCCAATAATGCCAGTCTGCCCTTTTGTCGATACAATGGCAGTGTTTGCTGCAATTCCGCTCGCGATCTACAGCTGCAGAAGCAATTCAAAGCGATGAACATCTCAGACCGTGGTTGTGCTTCTCTTCTAAAGTCAATTCTTTGTGCG AGATGTGATCCATTTTCAGCTCAACTGTATCGAGTCGAACAAGCACCTCGTGTGGTTCCTGTTCTCTGCAATTCTTCAATTTCCGTGAATTCAACACGGTCCCAACTCTACACGCTTGATTTCTGCTCAAATCTCTGGGACAAGTGCCACAACACATCCATATTAAAttctccttttgcttttgaaaGTAGAGCCAAAACAACACCCAGTTCTGGAAGCAAGATATCCGATTCATGGAGTTCAGCAGTAGAGTTTTGCAACGAATTTGGTGGGGCTTCTGATGACACGTCAGTATGCTTCTCTGGTGGGCCAGTTAAGTTAGGTAGTGCAGAGAATTCAAGCACCCCGACTGGCGTTTGCCTGGAGAAACTCGGGAATGGTTCCTACCTTAATATGGTAGCTCATCCTGATGGTTCAAATCGGGTGTTCTTATCCAATCAACCTGGTAAGATATGGCTCAACACGATCCCTGAGCAGGGTTCGGGAGAGATAATAGGAATTGACGAGTCAAGCCCCTTCTTTGATCTGACCGATGAAGTGCATTTTCAGAGCGAGCTTGGGATGATGGGACTGGCATTCCATCCGAATTACCAGAATAACGGCCGGTTCTTTGTTTCCTTCAATTGTGATAAGACCAAGTGGCCTTACTGTTCCGGTAGGTGTTCGTGCAACTCGGACGTGGGATGCGATCCTTCGAAGATAGGACCGGATAATGGGGCAAACCCTTGCCGATATCACAGTGTCATATCAGAGTTCACCGCCAATCAGTCTTCACCG GGAGGCAAAGTCAATCCAAATGAAGTGAGGAGAATATTCACGATGGGCCTCCCGTTCACTACTCATCACGGCGGTCAAATTCTTTTCGGTCCAAAAGATGGGTACTTGTACTTCATGATGGGCGATGGAGGGAGTATCGGCGATCCCTACAACTTCTCGCAGAACAAAAAATCCTTGCTCGGAAAGATTATGAGGCTCGATGTCGATAACTTACCAG ATTCGACGACCATTAGTGAATCTGAACTATGGGGAAATTATTCGATTCCTAAAGACAATCCATTTTCCGTAGATAAGGAATTAGAACCCGAAATTTGGGCCCTGGGATTCAGGAATCCTTGGCGATGCAGCTTCGACTTGGAAAGGCCTTCCTACTTTCTTTGCGGAGACGTTGGCCAG GATGTATACGAAGAGGTGGACATAGTCACTAAAGGTGGAAACTATGGATGGCGCGTCTACGAGGGCCCGTTCCTGTATCATCCCCCACAGAGCCCCGGCGGCAATACATCTGCTAGCTCCATCAAGCCTATTTTTCCTGTGATGGGATATAATCACTCCCAGCCCCAGAATCCGCAAGGTTCTGCATCGATCACCGGAGGCTACTTCTATCGGTCTATGGCCGATCCGTGCTTGTATGGAAG ATACCTGTACGCGGATCTGTATGGCAGTGGCGGCATCTGGGTGGGCACGGAGAATCCTGAGAACAGCGGCAACTTCACTAGCGCTCAAGTCCCTTACACCTGCGCAAAGGACACTCCTATACAGTGTGATGCCGAAATCGAGTCGTCGCCCGCTCTAGGCGCGGTATTCTCTTTCGGCCAGGACAATAGCAAGGACACTTTCACGTTGACAAGCAGTGGATTGTACAGGATCGTGAGTCCTAGCCGATGCAACTACGCTTGCTCTAAAGAAACGGTGACCTCCTCTCATAGCCCTCCGGCGtccgctcctcctccttcaccgtCTACTTCAGCCGGGATGCCACGAAGGCACTGGGGGCCGGAGTTCTTACTTCTTAGTCTCATTCTTTCTTATATGCTCTTGTTCGGTTTTTGTTGCGATTTGTAA
- the LOC104422559 gene encoding uncharacterized protein YtfP isoform X1, which produces MSFALTRFILHLGFSCEKPRNSKSYGFLLLNPKRSPFCSAAIPPAQKTGEGLLVVVGGGAAGVYGAIRAKTVAPHLNVLVIEKGKLLSKVKISGGGRCNVTNGHYTENLILAEHYPRGHRELRGSFFSTHGPTDTMTWFSEHGVKLKTEDDGRVFPISDSSSSIIDCLLSEAKQKGVLIQTGKVVTSASRDVGGNFLLKAEKRTTNYMENLKADYLLIASGSSRQGYVLATQLGHSIVDPVPSLFTFKIEDSRLAELSGVTFPKVRVKLKLENVQTNIPQLVQVGPMLVTHWGLSGPAILRLSAWGARHLFSSDYKGDLLVDFIPDIKMEDVKSILIKQKHQFTKQKLLNACPLEFGIVKRFWTYILDREGVDANILWASISNNSLIGIASLLKQCMFRVMGKGQFKDEFVTAGGVPLSEISLSTMESKIQPHLFFAGEVLNVDGVTGGFNFQNAWSGGYIAGTSIGELALMKKEADFGVKVEQGKTPS; this is translated from the exons ATGAGCTTCGCTCTGACCCGCTTCATCCTCCACCTGGGGTTCTCATGCGAGAAACCCAGGAACAGCAAGAGCTATGGCTTCCTCCTCTTGAATCCCAAGAGAAGTCCATTCTGTTCCGCCGCCATCCCTCCAGCGCAGAAG ACGGGTGAAGGGCTTTTGGTGGTGGTTGGAGGTGGAGCGGCCGGGGTTTATGGAGCAATCAGAGCCAAGACGGTGGCCCCGCATCTTAATGTCTTGGTCATCGAAAAAGGGAAGCTTTTGTCAAAG GTAAAAATATCTGGAGGAGGTCGGTGCAACGTGACAAATGGGCACTACACAGAAAACCTG ATTTTGGCAGAACATTACCCTAGGGGTCACAGAGAATTAAGAGGATCATTTTTCAGCACGCATGGCCCAACAGACACAATGACCTGGTTTTCTGAACATGGTGTCAAACTCAAG ACAGAGGACGATGGAAGGGTTTTCCCTATTAGTGATAGTTCATCTTCAATAATCGACTGTCTTCTGTCTGAAGCCAAGCAAAAAGGAG TTCTAATACAGACCGGCAAAGTTGTCACCAGTGCTTCTAGAGATGTTGGTGGGAACTTTCTGCTCAAGGCTGAGAAGCGTACAACTAACTATATGGAAAATCTCAAAGCTGACTATCTGCTGATAGCCAGCGGGAGTAGCCGGCAG GGTTATGTCTTAGCCACTCAGCTTGGTCACTCTATTGTGGATCCAGTTCCTAGCTTATTCACTTTTAAAATTGAGGATTCACGGCTAGCCGAGTTATCTGGG GTCACATTCCCAAAAGTTCGTGTGAAGCTGAAACTAGAAAACGTTCAGACAAACATACCCCAACTTGTGCag GTCGGACCCATGTTAGTTACTCACTGGGGACTCAGTGGTCCTGCAATTTTACGACTGTCTGCTTGGGGAGCTCGTCACCTTTTTAGTTCAGATTATAAAG GTGATCTTCTTGTAGATTTTATACCAGATATTAAGATGGAAGATGTGAAGTCCATCCTTATCAAACAGAAGCATCAGTTTACG AAACAAAAGCTGCTCAATGCTTGTCCTTTGGAATTTGGCATCGTGAAGAGATTTTGGACATATATTTTGGATCGTGAG GGTGTGGATGCAAATATTCTCTGGGCTTCCATTTCAAACAATTCATTGATTGGTATTGCTTCTCTGTTAAAGCAGTGTATGTTTCGGGTAATGGGAAAG GGCCAATTTAAGGATGAATTCGTCACTGCTGGAGGTGTCCCCCTATCTGAG ATCTCACTTAGTACAATGGAAAGCAAGATACAGCCCCATCTGTTTTTCGCTGGCGAG GTGCTCAACGTCGATGGTGTTACTGGTGGTTTCAATTTTCAG AATGCATGGTCCGGCGGATATATTGCGGGAACTAGCATCGGCGAACTGGCACTGATGAAGAAGGAAGCCGATTTCGGCGTGAAAGTTGAACAAGGGAAGACACCGAGTTGA
- the LOC104422558 gene encoding uncharacterized protein LOC104422558 isoform X2: MEFFNQAKAVRLRSFHGKYLVANEDEETVRQSKNGSYRRAQWAVEYVAGNSHVVRLRSCYGKYLAASEEPYLFSISGKKVVQSSPQSKNDKSVEWEPRKDGDYVKLRAKGGMYLRGNGSMPPWRSSVTHDIPHRTATQEWVLWGVDMVDLVVDHEAADLARGHLLSYPSSVSETLEDYSADNHEDPGSRSGSGMEMLVSTQPLPGSKCVGILSSHPSCVSESLEDYSVDDHEDRGLRSGSGMEMVVSTQPSPSPKGGMEFFAKAKSVRLLGHHDKYLLADDDEESVCQDRSGSIRQAKWTVELVEGAGVVRLKSCYGRYLTASNVPFLLGMTGKKVLQTLPARRMDSSLEWEPIRDGVQVRLKTRYGNFLRANGGLPPWRNSVTHDIPHRSATQNWILWDVDVVEIREQPTTPLPEVKYDKASEPSLPELDSPSSIELRSPKSSELEDDDFFGGAVKAEGRMIYYRVANEDGNTEDENEELSFTFKGSRLEELVQKLEEETGLEDIMVCSQWNKKLYPLRLQLPPNNAPMHVVVVPSSSKG, encoded by the exons ATGGAGTTCTTCAACCAGGCCAAGGCGGTGCGGCTCCGGAGCTTCCACGGCAAGTACCTGGTGGCCAACGAGGACGAGGAGACGGTCCGCCAGAGCAAGAACGGGTCCTACCGCCGGGCCCAGTGGGCCGTCGAGTACGTCGCCGGCAACAGCCACGTCGTCCGCCTCCGGAGCTGCTACGGCAAGTACCTCGCCGCCTCGGAGGAGCCTTACCTCTTCAGCATTTCAG GCAAGAAAGTGGTGCAATCAAGTCCCCAATCCAAGAACGACAAGTCCGTCGAGTGGGAGCCGCGAAAGGACGGGGACTACGTGAAGCTAAGGGCAAAGGGCGGGATGTACCTACGCGGGAACGGGAGCATGCCGCCCTGGCGGAGCTCGGTCACGCACGACATCCCCCACCGGACCGCCACGCAGGAGTGGGTGTTGTGGGGCGTCGACATGGTCGACCTTGTGGTGGACCATGAAGCGGCCGACTTGGCCCGCGGCCACCTGTTGTCCTATCCAAGCTCGGTGTCGGAAACATTGGAGGATTACTCGGCCGACAATCACGAGGACCCGGGGTCGAGGAGCGGGTCGGGCATGGAAATGTTGGTCTCGACTCAGCCATTGCCTGGCTCTAAG TGTGTGGGGATATTGTCGTCTCATCCAAGCTGCGTGTCGGAAAGCTTGGAGGATTACTCGGTGGACGATCACGAGGACCGGGGGTTGAGGAGCGGGTCGGGCATGGAAATGGTGGTCTCGACTCAGCCATCGCCTAGCCCTAAG GGCGGCATGGAATTCTTCGCCAAGGCGAAATCCGTCCGCCTCCTCGGCCACCATGACAAGTACCTGCTGGCGGACGACGACGAGGAATCCGTGTGCCAGGACCGCAGTGGCTCCATCAGGCAGGCCAAGTGGACCGTGGAGCTCGTGGAAGGGGCCGGTGTCGTGCGCCTGAAGAGCTGCTATGGCAGGTACCTTACGGCGTCCAACGTGCCCTTCCTCCTGGGGATGACAGGCAAGAAGGTCTTGCAGACGCTCCCTGCCAGGAGAATGGATTCGTCCCTGGAATGGGAGCCCATCAGGGATGGGGTCCAGGTCCGGCTCAAGACGCGATACGGCAATTTCCTGCGTGCAAACGGGGGCTTGCCGCCCTGGAGGAACTCGGTCACGCACGACATACCGCACCGGTCCGCAACCCAAAATTGGATTCTGTGGGATGTCGATGTTGTGGAGATCAGGGAACAGCCGACTACTCCATTGCCAGAGGTAAAATATGATAAAGCTTCCGAACCGTCTCTTCCAGAACTGGACTCTCCTTCCTCGATTGAGCTCCGCTCACCGAAATCATCGGAATTAGAG GATGACGATTTCTTTGGTGGTGCGGTGAAAGCTGAAGGTAGGATGATCTACTACAGAGTGGCCAATGAAGACGGGAACACTGAGGATGAGAATGAAGAGCTTTCGTTCACGTTCAAGGGAAGTAGATTGGAGGAGCTGGTGCAGAAACTAGAGGAAGAGACAGGGCTTGAGGATATCATGGTCTGCTCTCAGTGGAACAAGAAGCTCTATCCCCTCCGGCTGCAGCTTCCTCCCAATAATGCACCGATGCACGTCGTGGTGGTTCCATCATCATCAAAAG GATGA
- the LOC104422562 gene encoding HIPL1 protein isoform X2: MNISDRGCASLLKSILCARCDPFSAQLYRVEQAPRVVPVLCNSSISVNSTRSQLYTLDFCSNLWDKCHNTSILNSPFAFESRAKTTPSSGSKISDSWSSAVEFCNEFGGASDDTSVCFSGGPVKLGSAENSSTPTGVCLEKLGNGSYLNMVAHPDGSNRVFLSNQPGKIWLNTIPEQGSGEIIGIDESSPFFDLTDEVHFQSELGMMGLAFHPNYQNNGRFFVSFNCDKTKWPYCSGRCSCNSDVGCDPSKIGPDNGANPCRYHSVISEFTANQSSPGGKVNPNEVRRIFTMGLPFTTHHGGQILFGPKDGYLYFMMGDGGSIGDPYNFSQNKKSLLGKIMRLDVDNLPDSTTISESELWGNYSIPKDNPFSVDKELEPEIWALGFRNPWRCSFDLERPSYFLCGDVGQDVYEEVDIVTKGGNYGWRVYEGPFLYHPPQSPGGNTSASSIKPIFPVMGYNHSQPQNPQGSASITGGYFYRSMADPCLYGRYLYADLYGSGGIWVGTENPENSGNFTSAQVPYTCAKDTPIQCDAEIESSPALGAVFSFGQDNSKDTFTLTSSGLYRIVSPSRCNYACSKETVTSSHSPPASAPPPSPSTSAGMPRRHWGPEFLLLSLILSYMLLFGFCCDL; the protein is encoded by the exons ATGAACATCTCAGACCGTGGTTGTGCTTCTCTTCTAAAGTCAATTCTTTGTGCG AGATGTGATCCATTTTCAGCTCAACTGTATCGAGTCGAACAAGCACCTCGTGTGGTTCCTGTTCTCTGCAATTCTTCAATTTCCGTGAATTCAACACGGTCCCAACTCTACACGCTTGATTTCTGCTCAAATCTCTGGGACAAGTGCCACAACACATCCATATTAAAttctccttttgcttttgaaaGTAGAGCCAAAACAACACCCAGTTCTGGAAGCAAGATATCCGATTCATGGAGTTCAGCAGTAGAGTTTTGCAACGAATTTGGTGGGGCTTCTGATGACACGTCAGTATGCTTCTCTGGTGGGCCAGTTAAGTTAGGTAGTGCAGAGAATTCAAGCACCCCGACTGGCGTTTGCCTGGAGAAACTCGGGAATGGTTCCTACCTTAATATGGTAGCTCATCCTGATGGTTCAAATCGGGTGTTCTTATCCAATCAACCTGGTAAGATATGGCTCAACACGATCCCTGAGCAGGGTTCGGGAGAGATAATAGGAATTGACGAGTCAAGCCCCTTCTTTGATCTGACCGATGAAGTGCATTTTCAGAGCGAGCTTGGGATGATGGGACTGGCATTCCATCCGAATTACCAGAATAACGGCCGGTTCTTTGTTTCCTTCAATTGTGATAAGACCAAGTGGCCTTACTGTTCCGGTAGGTGTTCGTGCAACTCGGACGTGGGATGCGATCCTTCGAAGATAGGACCGGATAATGGGGCAAACCCTTGCCGATATCACAGTGTCATATCAGAGTTCACCGCCAATCAGTCTTCACCG GGAGGCAAAGTCAATCCAAATGAAGTGAGGAGAATATTCACGATGGGCCTCCCGTTCACTACTCATCACGGCGGTCAAATTCTTTTCGGTCCAAAAGATGGGTACTTGTACTTCATGATGGGCGATGGAGGGAGTATCGGCGATCCCTACAACTTCTCGCAGAACAAAAAATCCTTGCTCGGAAAGATTATGAGGCTCGATGTCGATAACTTACCAG ATTCGACGACCATTAGTGAATCTGAACTATGGGGAAATTATTCGATTCCTAAAGACAATCCATTTTCCGTAGATAAGGAATTAGAACCCGAAATTTGGGCCCTGGGATTCAGGAATCCTTGGCGATGCAGCTTCGACTTGGAAAGGCCTTCCTACTTTCTTTGCGGAGACGTTGGCCAG GATGTATACGAAGAGGTGGACATAGTCACTAAAGGTGGAAACTATGGATGGCGCGTCTACGAGGGCCCGTTCCTGTATCATCCCCCACAGAGCCCCGGCGGCAATACATCTGCTAGCTCCATCAAGCCTATTTTTCCTGTGATGGGATATAATCACTCCCAGCCCCAGAATCCGCAAGGTTCTGCATCGATCACCGGAGGCTACTTCTATCGGTCTATGGCCGATCCGTGCTTGTATGGAAG ATACCTGTACGCGGATCTGTATGGCAGTGGCGGCATCTGGGTGGGCACGGAGAATCCTGAGAACAGCGGCAACTTCACTAGCGCTCAAGTCCCTTACACCTGCGCAAAGGACACTCCTATACAGTGTGATGCCGAAATCGAGTCGTCGCCCGCTCTAGGCGCGGTATTCTCTTTCGGCCAGGACAATAGCAAGGACACTTTCACGTTGACAAGCAGTGGATTGTACAGGATCGTGAGTCCTAGCCGATGCAACTACGCTTGCTCTAAAGAAACGGTGACCTCCTCTCATAGCCCTCCGGCGtccgctcctcctccttcaccgtCTACTTCAGCCGGGATGCCACGAAGGCACTGGGGGCCGGAGTTCTTACTTCTTAGTCTCATTCTTTCTTATATGCTCTTGTTCGGTTTTTGTTGCGATTTGTAA
- the LOC104422559 gene encoding uncharacterized protein YtfP isoform X2, whose amino-acid sequence MSFALTRFILHLGFSCEKPRNSKSYGFLLLNPKRSPFCSAAIPPAQKTGEGLLVVVGGGAAGVYGAIRAKTVAPHLNVLVIEKGKLLSKVKISGGGRCNVTNGHYTENLTEDDGRVFPISDSSSSIIDCLLSEAKQKGVLIQTGKVVTSASRDVGGNFLLKAEKRTTNYMENLKADYLLIASGSSRQGYVLATQLGHSIVDPVPSLFTFKIEDSRLAELSGVTFPKVRVKLKLENVQTNIPQLVQVGPMLVTHWGLSGPAILRLSAWGARHLFSSDYKGDLLVDFIPDIKMEDVKSILIKQKHQFTKQKLLNACPLEFGIVKRFWTYILDREGVDANILWASISNNSLIGIASLLKQCMFRVMGKGQFKDEFVTAGGVPLSEISLSTMESKIQPHLFFAGEVLNVDGVTGGFNFQNAWSGGYIAGTSIGELALMKKEADFGVKVEQGKTPS is encoded by the exons ATGAGCTTCGCTCTGACCCGCTTCATCCTCCACCTGGGGTTCTCATGCGAGAAACCCAGGAACAGCAAGAGCTATGGCTTCCTCCTCTTGAATCCCAAGAGAAGTCCATTCTGTTCCGCCGCCATCCCTCCAGCGCAGAAG ACGGGTGAAGGGCTTTTGGTGGTGGTTGGAGGTGGAGCGGCCGGGGTTTATGGAGCAATCAGAGCCAAGACGGTGGCCCCGCATCTTAATGTCTTGGTCATCGAAAAAGGGAAGCTTTTGTCAAAG GTAAAAATATCTGGAGGAGGTCGGTGCAACGTGACAAATGGGCACTACACAGAAAACCTG ACAGAGGACGATGGAAGGGTTTTCCCTATTAGTGATAGTTCATCTTCAATAATCGACTGTCTTCTGTCTGAAGCCAAGCAAAAAGGAG TTCTAATACAGACCGGCAAAGTTGTCACCAGTGCTTCTAGAGATGTTGGTGGGAACTTTCTGCTCAAGGCTGAGAAGCGTACAACTAACTATATGGAAAATCTCAAAGCTGACTATCTGCTGATAGCCAGCGGGAGTAGCCGGCAG GGTTATGTCTTAGCCACTCAGCTTGGTCACTCTATTGTGGATCCAGTTCCTAGCTTATTCACTTTTAAAATTGAGGATTCACGGCTAGCCGAGTTATCTGGG GTCACATTCCCAAAAGTTCGTGTGAAGCTGAAACTAGAAAACGTTCAGACAAACATACCCCAACTTGTGCag GTCGGACCCATGTTAGTTACTCACTGGGGACTCAGTGGTCCTGCAATTTTACGACTGTCTGCTTGGGGAGCTCGTCACCTTTTTAGTTCAGATTATAAAG GTGATCTTCTTGTAGATTTTATACCAGATATTAAGATGGAAGATGTGAAGTCCATCCTTATCAAACAGAAGCATCAGTTTACG AAACAAAAGCTGCTCAATGCTTGTCCTTTGGAATTTGGCATCGTGAAGAGATTTTGGACATATATTTTGGATCGTGAG GGTGTGGATGCAAATATTCTCTGGGCTTCCATTTCAAACAATTCATTGATTGGTATTGCTTCTCTGTTAAAGCAGTGTATGTTTCGGGTAATGGGAAAG GGCCAATTTAAGGATGAATTCGTCACTGCTGGAGGTGTCCCCCTATCTGAG ATCTCACTTAGTACAATGGAAAGCAAGATACAGCCCCATCTGTTTTTCGCTGGCGAG GTGCTCAACGTCGATGGTGTTACTGGTGGTTTCAATTTTCAG AATGCATGGTCCGGCGGATATATTGCGGGAACTAGCATCGGCGAACTGGCACTGATGAAGAAGGAAGCCGATTTCGGCGTGAAAGTTGAACAAGGGAAGACACCGAGTTGA
- the LOC104422558 gene encoding uncharacterized protein LOC104422558 isoform X1 yields MEFFNQAKAVRLRSFHGKYLVANEDEETVRQSKNGSYRRAQWAVEYVAGNSHVVRLRSCYGKYLAASEEPYLFSISGKKVVQSSPQSKNDKSVEWEPRKDGDYVKLRAKGGMYLRGNGSMPPWRSSVTHDIPHRTATQEWVLWGVDMVDLVVDHEAADLARGHLLSYPSSVSETLEDYSADNHEDPGSRSGSGMEMLVSTQPLPGSKCVGILSSHPSCVSESLEDYSVDDHEDRGLRSGSGMEMVVSTQPSPSPKGGMEFFAKAKSVRLLGHHDKYLLADDDEESVCQDRSGSIRQAKWTVELVEGAGVVRLKSCYGRYLTASNVPFLLGMTGKKVLQTLPARRMDSSLEWEPIRDGVQVRLKTRYGNFLRANGGLPPWRNSVTHDIPHRSATQNWILWDVDVVEIREQPTTPLPEVKYDKASEPSLPELDSPSSIELRSPKSSELEDDDFFGGAVKAEGRMIYYRVANEDGNTEDENEELSFTFKGSRLEELVQKLEEETGLEDIMVCSQWNKKLYPLRLQLPPNNAPMHVVVVPSSSKVARDIEVPGSLSSR; encoded by the exons ATGGAGTTCTTCAACCAGGCCAAGGCGGTGCGGCTCCGGAGCTTCCACGGCAAGTACCTGGTGGCCAACGAGGACGAGGAGACGGTCCGCCAGAGCAAGAACGGGTCCTACCGCCGGGCCCAGTGGGCCGTCGAGTACGTCGCCGGCAACAGCCACGTCGTCCGCCTCCGGAGCTGCTACGGCAAGTACCTCGCCGCCTCGGAGGAGCCTTACCTCTTCAGCATTTCAG GCAAGAAAGTGGTGCAATCAAGTCCCCAATCCAAGAACGACAAGTCCGTCGAGTGGGAGCCGCGAAAGGACGGGGACTACGTGAAGCTAAGGGCAAAGGGCGGGATGTACCTACGCGGGAACGGGAGCATGCCGCCCTGGCGGAGCTCGGTCACGCACGACATCCCCCACCGGACCGCCACGCAGGAGTGGGTGTTGTGGGGCGTCGACATGGTCGACCTTGTGGTGGACCATGAAGCGGCCGACTTGGCCCGCGGCCACCTGTTGTCCTATCCAAGCTCGGTGTCGGAAACATTGGAGGATTACTCGGCCGACAATCACGAGGACCCGGGGTCGAGGAGCGGGTCGGGCATGGAAATGTTGGTCTCGACTCAGCCATTGCCTGGCTCTAAG TGTGTGGGGATATTGTCGTCTCATCCAAGCTGCGTGTCGGAAAGCTTGGAGGATTACTCGGTGGACGATCACGAGGACCGGGGGTTGAGGAGCGGGTCGGGCATGGAAATGGTGGTCTCGACTCAGCCATCGCCTAGCCCTAAG GGCGGCATGGAATTCTTCGCCAAGGCGAAATCCGTCCGCCTCCTCGGCCACCATGACAAGTACCTGCTGGCGGACGACGACGAGGAATCCGTGTGCCAGGACCGCAGTGGCTCCATCAGGCAGGCCAAGTGGACCGTGGAGCTCGTGGAAGGGGCCGGTGTCGTGCGCCTGAAGAGCTGCTATGGCAGGTACCTTACGGCGTCCAACGTGCCCTTCCTCCTGGGGATGACAGGCAAGAAGGTCTTGCAGACGCTCCCTGCCAGGAGAATGGATTCGTCCCTGGAATGGGAGCCCATCAGGGATGGGGTCCAGGTCCGGCTCAAGACGCGATACGGCAATTTCCTGCGTGCAAACGGGGGCTTGCCGCCCTGGAGGAACTCGGTCACGCACGACATACCGCACCGGTCCGCAACCCAAAATTGGATTCTGTGGGATGTCGATGTTGTGGAGATCAGGGAACAGCCGACTACTCCATTGCCAGAGGTAAAATATGATAAAGCTTCCGAACCGTCTCTTCCAGAACTGGACTCTCCTTCCTCGATTGAGCTCCGCTCACCGAAATCATCGGAATTAGAG GATGACGATTTCTTTGGTGGTGCGGTGAAAGCTGAAGGTAGGATGATCTACTACAGAGTGGCCAATGAAGACGGGAACACTGAGGATGAGAATGAAGAGCTTTCGTTCACGTTCAAGGGAAGTAGATTGGAGGAGCTGGTGCAGAAACTAGAGGAAGAGACAGGGCTTGAGGATATCATGGTCTGCTCTCAGTGGAACAAGAAGCTCTATCCCCTCCGGCTGCAGCTTCCTCCCAATAATGCACCGATGCACGTCGTGGTGGTTCCATCATCATCAAAAG TGGCGAGAGATATTGAGGTTCCAGGGAGTCTCAGTTCAAGGTAA